Proteins co-encoded in one Arachis hypogaea cultivar Tifrunner chromosome 11, arahy.Tifrunner.gnm2.J5K5, whole genome shotgun sequence genomic window:
- the LOC112722881 gene encoding probable F-box protein At4g22030 produces MMAFISTISIHPSTLLSSRSISSKRLINAAIRIPKLNSRPFNNNNLSVPKIPSSSRDLVQDYVMSTTHSKMLHHNHNIKTLELLSILEAVAERAEIHKNVAEQRDNWNKLLLNSINMITLAAATMVAVADSHGGGASSISALNLSSTLLFSAATGMLLVMNKIQPSQLAEEQRKATRSFKQLQTQIETTLALGVPTEEDVKSSIAKVLAIEKAYPLPLLGGAMLEKFPAKFEPAVWWPRRNNKTKSDHQEGKALMNMNGWSEELEMELREVIEVVKRKDVEDYERLGNKALKANKTLAIAGPLLTAIAALGSVFVAGNNGAGVVSAMAGSMAAVVNAFEHGGQVGMVFEMYRNCGGFFKQLEETVEATLEENDFDKRENGQVFELKVALQLGRSVSQLRELASKSVSCRAEGISIDEFASKMF; encoded by the coding sequence ATGATGGCTTTCATTTCCACCATTTCCATACACCCCTCAACTCTGCTTTCTTCTCGTTCCATCTCCTCAAAGAGACTAATAAATGCAGCAATCCGTATTCCAAAGCTAAATAGCAGACCTTTCAATAATAACAATCTCTCGGTGCCAAAGAtaccttcttcttcaagagatCTCGTTCAAGATTATGTGATGAGCACCACACACTCAAAAATGTTACACCACAATCATAACATTAAGACCCTTGAGCTCTTATCAATCTTGGAGGCCGTAGCTGAGAGAGCTGAGATTCACAAAAACGTTGCGGAACAACGTGATAATTGGAACAAGCTCCTTCTCAACAGCATCAACATGATTACACTTGCTGCAGCAACAATGGTTGCGGTTGCTGACAGTCACGGCGGCGGGGCATCATCCATTTCAGCACTTAACCTATCTTCCACCCTATTGTTTTCTGCAGCAACTGGAATGCTTCTTGTGATGAACAAGATCCAGCCCTCGCAACTCGCTGAGGAACAACGCAAAGCAACTAGGTCCTTTAAGCAGCTTCAGACTCAAATCGAAACCACACTCGCTCTTGGAGTTCCAACCGAAGAAGATGTCAAGTCCTCAATAGCAAAGGTTTTGGCCATTGAGAAAGCTTATCCGCTTCCATTGTTGGGCGGGGCTATGCTTGAAAAGTTTCCTGCGAAATTCGAACCTGCTGTTTGGTGGCCAAGAAGGAACAACAAGACCAAAAGTGATCATCAAGAAGGAAAGGCTCTGATGAATATGAACGGGTGGAGTGAAGAACTAGAAATGGAGCTGAGGGAGGTTATTGAAGTTGTGAAGAGAAAAGATGTTGAAGATTATGAGAGGCTTGGAAACAAGGCACTGAAAGCAAACAAGACTCTGGCCATTGCAGGCCCCTTGCTCACTGCCATTGCAGCTTTGGGATCTGTGTTTGTGGCGGGGAATAACGGTGCAGGTGTGGTTTCTGCCATGGCTGGGTCAATGGCAGCTGTAGTCAACGCTTTTGAGCATGGTGGGCAAGTAGGGATGGTGTTTGAGATGTACAGAAACTGCGGTGGGTTTTTCAAACAATTAGAAGAAACAGTTGAAGCCACGCTTGAAGAGAATGATTTTGACAAGAGAGAGAATGGGCAAGTGTTTGAATTGAAGGTGGCTTTGCAATTGGGAAGAAGTGTGTCTCAGCTCAGAGAACTCGCTTCTAAATCAGTTTCTTGTCGAGCCGAAGGGATTTCTATTGATGAATTTGCAAGCAAGATGTTCTAA